In Fusarium oxysporum f. sp. lycopersici 4287 chromosome 4, whole genome shotgun sequence, a genomic segment contains:
- a CDS encoding translation initiation factor IF-2 — MLRVRTLQERGNSYVCAFCRHKLSPRDSQPRDRHVSSVGAPITSARAIRPSSCHSLRLPGVRALSTSSILHGPNDNGKPGGFPGSGFPGGFGAGLGSFGAFANKPSPDASKQSVDLLPHELEARKKMGLPLKKPTPNVKAAPTPPSAQSNIKKPPGLQNANQNQSQKKNTPQARVNQQPNRSNDGNNYARQQQQRDAKPTTPPSNLLSSSILAEAFRTDRTPAPVATPKSWSTNESPKPAAPPWGAFSARKVDTHIPLISRQTEAKPAENQNKNKPQNVAPATGQEDDESVWGQLKRSRKLKEKPGRENDGFWDALESRVTNIRSRPGPSDQYKDALQGADGMLQDSQQSQEDQIRRKSRFEMEEDDVFDRRRDKKDKRPKNVRRNEAEDDDFDEDSIRRWEARQRKKAERDARKRLEEAAEAAPVPIFLPEYISISNLAGALQIRITDFLHDLESMGFEDLSEETIMTGDTAALVAQEYGYDPTVDTGSQRDLQPRPAPEDPSLLPSRPPVVTIMGHVDHGKTTLLDWLRKSSIAAQEHGGITQHIGAFVVQMSSGKQITFLDTPGHAAFLSMRQRGANVTDIVVLVVAADDSVMPQTLEALKHATAAKVPIIVAINKIDKEDARVDQVKADLARHGVEIEDYGGDVQVVPVSGKTGKGMQDLEENIVTLSEILDVRAEADGMAEGWVLESSIKQTGKTATVLVKRGTLRLGDIIVAGKSWAKIRGLRNEAGVEVPEAPPGTPVQILGWRELPDAGEQVLQAPDEGKARTAVEYREEMAERLESSKQLAEQEQRQREKEAAEEAAAAAEAEGTEAEPAKTEPGILYQNFIVKADVAGSVEAVCGTVQELGNNEVQSKLLRSGVGAISEYDVDHAAASKSIIVNFNMPILPHIRQRAEEAGVRIIDHSVIYHVVDDVKSALSDLLPHNITHKVLGEADVLQVFAINVRKRLQKNIAGCKIRNGTIKRTSMVRVIRGGEVVYDGKIDTLKHVKKDVMEMGKGTECGIGLEDFQELQIDDQIQTYEVIKERRTL, encoded by the exons ATGTTGAGAGTGCGCACCTTACAG GAGCGCGGTAATTCCTACGTATGTGCCTTCTGCCGTCACAAACTCTCGCCCAGGGATTCGCAGCCCAGAGATCGCCATGTATCCAGCGTCGGAGCCCCAATAACATCAGCTAGAGCCATTCGGCCATCTTCGTGTCACTCTCTACGATTACCTGGCGTGCGCGCCTTGTCGACGAGCTCTATACTTCACGGACCGAACGATAATGGCAAGCCGGGAGGCTTCCCGGGGAGTGGTTTTCCTGGCGGGTTCGGAGCTGGATTAGGGTCTTTCGGAGCATTTGCGAACAAGCCATCACCAGATGCTTCGAAGCAAAGCGTTGACTTGCTTCCTCATGAGCTAGAAGCTCGTAAAAAGATGGGATTGCCTTTGAAGAAACCTACTCCCAATGTTAAGGCTGCCCCCACCCCGCCATCTGCACAaagcaacatcaagaagcCACCAGGCCTCCAGAACGCAAATCAAAATCAAAGCCAGAAGAAAAATACACCTCAAGCGAGAGTCAACCAGCAACCAAACCGATCGAACGACGGAAACAACTATGCCagacaacagcaacagcgGGACGCAAAGCCAACAACGCCCCCATCGAACCTGTTGTCAAGCTCAATTCTTGCTGAAGCTTTCAGGACAGATCGCACACCGGCTCCAGTGGCAACGCCCAAGTCATGGTCTACTAATGAGTCTCCCAAGCCGGCTGCACCCCCCTGGGGAGCTTTCAGCGCTCGAAAGGTTGATACTCATATACCCCTCATCAGTAGACAAACAGAGGCGAAACCTGCGGAGAATCAAAACAAGAACAAACCGCAAAACGTCGCACCAGCAACAGGccaggaagatgatgagagcgtATGGGGCCAGCTTAAGCGCTCCCGCAAGCTGAAAGAAAAACCAGGCCGCGAGAATGATGGTTTCTGGGACGCACTTGAAAGTCGGGTCACAAATATTCGTAGCAGACCTGGCCCCAGCGACCAATACAAAGATGCGCTTCAGGGAGCAGATGGCATGTTACAAGATTCTCAGCAGTCGCAGGAAGACCAGATAAGGCGCAAGTCACGTTTCGAGatggaggaagacgatgtgTTTGATAGGCGGagagacaagaaggacaagcGCCCCAAGAATGTTCGTCGGAACGAGgccgaagatgatgactttgatgaagatTCAATTCGACGCTGGGAAGCTAGACAGCGTAAGAAGGCCGAGAGAGATGCAAGAAAACGCCTTGAGGAAGCTGCAGAGGCTGCTCCCGTACCCATCTTTCTCCCCGAGTACATTAGCATCTCCAACTTGGCCGGTGCTCTCCAGATCCGTATAACCGACTTTTTACATGATCTGGAGTCCATGGGATTTGAGGATCTCTCGGAGGAAACCATCATGACTGGTGATACGGCAGCCCTTGTCGCTCAGGAGTACGGCTATGATCCCACAGTGGACACTGGTTCTCAGCGCGACCTCCAGCCTCGACCGGCGCCCGAAGATCCATCCCTATTGCCAAGCAGGCCTCCTGTTGTCACCATTATGGGCCACGTCGATCACGGAAAGACTACTCTTTTGGATTGGCTACGTAAGTCTTCGATTGCTGCCCAGGAGCACGGTGGCATCACACAACACATCGGTGCCTTTGTCGTACAAATGTCGTCAGGCAAACAGATTACCTTCCTTGATACACCAGGTCACGCTGCGTTCTTGTCTATGCGTCAGCGAGGCGCCAATGTCACAGATATTGTAGTGCTGGTTGTGGCTGCCGACGACAGTGTTATGCCACAGACTTTAGAGGCTCTGAAACACGCTACGGCTGCCAAGGTTCCTATCATCGTGGCAATAAACAAGATCGATAAGGAAGACGCTCGAGTGGACCAAGTCAAAGCTGATCTTGCCCGTCATGGCGTTGAAATTGAAGACTATGGCGGTGATGTCCAGGTGGTACCCGTAAGCGGCAAGACGGGCAAGGGCATGCAAGATCTCGAAGAGAACATCGTCACCTTGTCTGAAATCCTCGATGTTCGCGCTGAAGCAGATGGCATGGCTGAGGGTTGGGTTCTAGAATCTAGCATCAAGCAAACTGGCAAGACCGCCACAGTGCTTGTCAAGCGAGGAACTCTACGTCTTGGTGATATTATCGTGGCCGGCAAATCGTGGGCCAAGATTCGTGGCCTTCGCAACGAAGCTGGTGTCGAGGTCCCCGAGGCACCCCCTGGAACTCCTGTCCAGATCCTTGGCTGGCGCGAGCTGCCTGATGCTGGAGAACAAGTTCTCCAGGCGCCTGATGAGGGCAAAGCTAGGACAGCGGTTGAGTACCGTGAGGAAATGGCTGAAAGACTGGAGAGCTCTAAGCAACTAGCTGAACAAGAGCAGCGTCAGCGTGAGAAGGAGGCCGCTGAGGAAGCCGCCGctgctgcagaagctgaggGCACTGAAGCAGAGCCTGCCAAGACTGAGCCCGGCATCCTCTACCAGAACTTCATTGTCAAGGCTGATGTCGCTGGGTCCGTGGAGGCTGTCTGTGGCACTGTTCAGGAACTCGGAAACAACGAAGTCCAATCTAAGCTCTTACGATCTGGCGTCGGCGCAATCTCCGAGTATGACGTCGACCACGCTGCTGCATCCAAGAGtatcatcgtcaacttcaacatGCCTATCCTTCCTCATATTCGTCAGCGTGCCGAAGAGGCCGGTGTGCGCATCATCGATCACAGCGTCATTTATCACGTTGTCGATGATGTTAAGAGTGCACTATCGGACCTGCTACCACATAATATTACACACAAGGTCCTCGGCGAAGCAGACGTATTGCAAGTATTTGCCATCAACGTCAGGAAGAGATTGCAGAAGAATATCGCCGGTTGCAAGATCCGCAACGGCACTATCAAGCGGACGTCCATGGTCAGGGTTATCCGTGGTGGAGAGGTCGTCTATGATG GCAAAATAGACACACTCAAGCATGTCAAAAAGGACGTCATGGAGATGGGTAAGGGTACCGAGTGTGGTATCGGTCTTGAAGATTTCCAGGAGCTACAAATCGACGATCAGATCCAGACATATGAGGTAATTAAGGAAAGGCGGACACTGTAA
- a CDS encoding pre-rRNA-processing protein TSR3, producing MVRHKKDFASKGRKGGPALRRGPRRDDDGDGSSRPAFKAACWDLGHCDPKRCSGKKLMKLGMMRDLHLGQRHNGVIITPNGKHTVSPADRELMDQYGAAVVECSWARTQEVQWNKVGGKCERLLPYLVAANTVNYGKPWRLNCVEALAAAFYICGHSDWAEQILAPFSYGPSFLEINHSLLKRYAACADEAEIKKTEEEWMEQLEKEYAESREEGNDDMWTSGNTNRRRVQSSDDEDDDEEDDSDEEEDGSVDGIYLGKKPPKAQPEEEEEEEEEEKDRYAISDDSDDEDAMAEIRRKVLASKTFTNPNQQDDKKPAIIPNPHQHQQQFRPNTSVQPDSDNERSGSEDDDDDDEFDNIIEATPVTDRIGLAKLEKERNQATITTRTFSSNAVGAPSRS from the coding sequence ATGGTCCGCCACAAAAAAGATTTCGCCTCCAAGGGTAGAAAAGGAGGTCCAGCCCTGCGACGAGGACCCCGCcgtgatgatgatggtgatggttcTTCGCGCCCAGCTTTCAAAGCCGCCTGCTGGGATCTCGGCCATTGCGATCCTAAGCGCTGTTCCGGAAAGAAACTCATGAAACTTGGAATGATGCGCGACCTGCATCTCGGCCAACGCCATAACGGAGTCATTATCACACCCAACGGTAAACATACCGTCTCCCCTGCCGATCGCGAGCTCATGGACCAGTACGGCGCTGCTGTTGTAGAGTGCTCTTGGGCGAGGACGCAGGAGGTTCAGTGGAATAAAGTTGGTGGGAAGTGCGAGCGGTTGTTGCCGTACCTCGTCGCTGCGAATACGGTCAACTATGGCAAGCCCTGGCGTCTGAACTGTGTTGAAGCGCTGGCTGCAGCTTTCTACATTTGTGGTCACTCAGATTGGGCGGAGCAGATTCTTGCACCGTTTTCATACGGACCATCCTTCCTCGAGATCAACCACAGCTTACTCAAGCGATATGCTGCATGTGCGGATGAGGCggagatcaagaagactgAAGAAGAGTGGATGGAGCAACTGGAGAAAGAATACGCAGAGAGTCGAGAGGAAGGAAACGACGATATGTGGACCAGCGGAAATACCAATCGAAGACGTGTTCAATCTtctgacgatgaggatgacgacgaagaggatgacagtgacgaagaggaagatggaagCGTGGACGGTATATATCTTGGCAAGAAGCCACCTAAAGCTCagccagaagaggaggaggaggaggaggaggaggaaaaggatCGCTACGCAATATCTGACGACtcagatgacgaggacgcGATGGCCGAGATTCGTCGCAAAGTTCTCGCCTCAAAGACCTTCACTAACCCCAATCAACAAGACGATAAGAAACCTGCCATCATTCCCAACCcacatcaacaccagcagcagtTCAGGCCTAATACCAGCGTCCAGCCTGACTCGGACAACGAGAGGAGCGGAAgcgaggatgacgatgacgacgatgaatTTGATAACATCATTGAGGCTACACCTGTGACTGATCGTATTGGTTTGGCTAAATTGGAAAAGGAGCGTAACCAGGCTACTATTACGACGAGGACGTTCTCATCCAATGCTGTGGGAGCGCCATCTCGAAGTTGA